From the Candidatus Hydrogenedens sp. genome, the window ACTCCTGCCTTGACCATTGTAGCAGAGTGTAAATAAGCACTGGCAGGTGCTGGTGCTGTCATTGCGTCAGGTAACCAGAAATGGAATGGGTACTGAGCAGATTTCGTCATTATCCCTAAAATTATTAAGAAGACAGATATATTTAAAAAGAGAGATTGAGAAGAAAAATCAAACTTACCTTGAAGGTCTGAAACATTCACCGTTCCTGTGCTTATAAATAACATAATAAATCCTGCAAGAAGACAAAGCCCTCCCCCACCCGTAATAAGCAATGCCTCCCAGGCACTTTTTCTTGCTTCTTCCTGTTCATGGTAATGTCCTATGAGGAAAAAGGAAGCTAAACTGGTTAACTCCCAGAAAAGGAAAAGGAGAAACAAATTTGCAGAAAAGACAATACCTAACATAGAACCCATAAAGACGAAGAACCAGAAAAACCAACTGTTCAGAGATGTGTCTTTTTGCAAATAGATGATTGCAAAGAAATGAATTAGTATACCTATGGCTAAAATAAAAATTCCGAAAAGGAGTTGGAAATAAGAACTTTCAAAAGATAATTGGAGACCTAAGGACGGCAGCCAATTTAATTGATATGATAAGGCTTCCCTCTGGTGGAAGTATAAAATTGAAATAAAAAGTGCCAATAAAGGCGGAATGCTAATAATTACGCTTTGTAAAGGTTTTTTAATTGGAAAAAGTAAAAAAAGTAACAAAGCAGGACTGAATGCTAATAAAATAATCGCAAGTATCATTTTCTATTGTATTTTCAATCGCAAGTTGTATTATGCTCTTGTTATATTGATTTAGTTTGTAATATTATTTTATAAAGTTTGTATAATAAATGATAATATATTATCTGTTCAATATTTTTTAAACATTATAAGGAGGTCTTAAATGAAACATACAAAATTAATGACACAAAAAGTTTCCAATTTAGAAACAGCGTCTGCCGCTACAATTATTTCCATTGTTGCAACAGTTCTTACCGCTATTGCAGGTTTATTGTCTGCACTTGCCCCAATTATTTCAAAGAGTTAGTTTTAATAGCCAGACCTATCTGACAAATGCATAAGACAAATCAAAGATGTCAGATAGGTCTGCAAAAATATTACACTAATTCAAACAATCCACTAATTCCCATTCCTCCGCCAATACACATGGTAGCGATACCTTTTCTTGATTTTCTCCGTTGCATTTCATAGATTAGGGTTGTTGTAATTCGTGCACCAGAGCAACCAATAGGATGTCCTAAGGCAATGGCACCTCCATTAACATTTACAATATCTGTCTGCATACCTAACTGTTGTATGCAAGGAATGGATTGAGCGGAAAAAGCTTCGTTAATTTCCCATAGGTCAATATCATTGATTGTCAATTTATTTTTATCCAATAGTTTCCGAGTAGCAAATATAGGTCCTAATCCCATATAGGCAGGGGCACAGCCCATTGATTGAATATCTATAATGCGAACAGGATTGAAAGCGGGGTTTATTTTAGACAGAATATCTTCAGAAACAAGTATAAGGGCGGCTGCTCCATCATTAATACCCGAAGCGTTTCCCGCAGTAACCGTTCCATTGGGTTTAAAAGCAGGTTTAAGTTTACTTAACTTTTCTAATGTTGTATCTGGACGAGGATGTTCATCTTTATCCAAGACAACTGTCCCTTTTTTAGTTTCCAAATTAATAGGCACAATTTCTTGCTGGAACAATCCTTTTTCAAATGCATGTGCGCATTTCATCTGACTTTCATACGCAAATTGGTCTTGTGCTTCTCTGGATACTCCAAATTTTTCGGCAATATTTTCAGCGGTTATTCCCATGTGGTATTGATTGAAGATATCCCAGAGCCCATCATAAATCATGCTGTCAATAGCAGTAGTATCGCCCATTCGTGAACCGCGTCTTAAAGTTTTTAAAAGGTATGGTGCCTGTGACATATTTTCCATACCACCTGCAATAACAATATTTGCACGCTCTGTGCGAATACTTTGCCAAGCCAATTCAATGGCTTTCATCCCGGAGCCACAGACCATGTTTACTGTATATGCCGGCGTGGACTGAGATATTTCACTGTAAATAGAAACCTGACGAGAGGGGTTTTGTCCTAACCCTGCGGTTAATACTTCACCAAAAATGACTTCATCAATTTGTTCAGTAGAAATTTCTGGATGTCGGCGAAGTAATTCTTTCACGACAATAGTTCCCAACTGAACTGCTGATACTTCTGCCAA encodes:
- a CDS encoding acetyl-CoA C-acetyltransferase, with the translated sequence MKYVFIIDALRTPVGSLNGILAEVSAVQLGTIVVKELLRRHPEISTEQIDEVIFGEVLTAGLGQNPSRQVSIYSEISQSTPAYTVNMVCGSGMKAIELAWQSIRTERANIVIAGGMENMSQAPYLLKTLRRGSRMGDTTAIDSMIYDGLWDIFNQYHMGITAENIAEKFGVSREAQDQFAYESQMKCAHAFEKGLFQQEIVPINLETKKGTVVLDKDEHPRPDTTLEKLSKLKPAFKPNGTVTAGNASGINDGAAALILVSEDILSKINPAFNPVRIIDIQSMGCAPAYMGLGPIFATRKLLDKNKLTINDIDLWEINEAFSAQSIPCIQQLGMQTDIVNVNGGAIALGHPIGCSGARITTTLIYEMQRRKSRKGIATMCIGGGMGISGLFELV